A DNA window from Limnochordia bacterium contains the following coding sequences:
- a CDS encoding 4Fe-4S binding protein — translation MKTTLWQQVTWLLMPIIALGGLYYHKLGLLLLPIMLTLIVLGVFRGKYWCGKLCPHGSLFDVILKPFTSNKRTPKILGSGGFRLVLFGLYMFMFIRRVARVLPLFGTLGFWDKLGLLLAINYLVPTVLGTVLALTIRRRAWCWICPMGTMQQAAYWFGSKTGLNRGTDVRVTQANLANCKDCGKCRRVCPMGIQLPTRDQLADPRCIKCGICVANCPMDLLQLEKTRLPSSDAP, via the coding sequence ATGAAAACAACCCTCTGGCAACAGGTTACTTGGCTATTGATGCCCATCATTGCCCTAGGTGGGTTATACTACCACAAACTTGGGCTGCTTCTCCTACCAATTATGCTCACCCTGATTGTTCTTGGAGTCTTCAGGGGCAAGTATTGGTGTGGCAAGCTTTGTCCCCACGGTAGCCTCTTTGACGTAATCCTAAAACCTTTTACATCTAACAAGAGAACGCCAAAGATTCTAGGTTCCGGAGGCTTTCGTCTAGTTCTCTTCGGGTTGTATATGTTCATGTTTATCCGGCGAGTTGCCCGGGTGCTACCCTTGTTTGGCACCCTAGGTTTTTGGGACAAACTGGGATTACTTCTGGCAATCAATTACCTTGTACCCACTGTCCTTGGCACTGTTTTGGCCCTGACTATTAGACGCCGGGCCTGGTGTTGGATATGTCCTATGGGAACCATGCAGCAGGCGGCCTATTGGTTCGGCAGTAAGACTGGCCTCAACCGGGGTACCGATGTAAGGGTTACCCAAGCTAACCTCGCAAATTGTAAGGATTGCGGCAAATGCAGGCGAGTTTGTCCCATGGGAATACAGTTGCCAACCCGGGATCAACTAGCAGATCCGCGCTGCATCAAGTGTGGCATTTGTGTGGCTAACTGCCCGATGGATCTTCTCCAACTGGAAAAGACGCGGCTACCTTCTTCGGATGCTCCCTAA
- a CDS encoding PLD nuclease N-terminal domain-containing protein has protein sequence MDTTIIKLLVPIIVLQVILLVAAMMDLVKRKEVTGGNKILWGIVILCISIIGPLVYFLFGRKEA, from the coding sequence ATGGATACAACAATAATCAAGCTATTGGTTCCCATCATTGTCTTGCAGGTCATACTGCTGGTTGCGGCAATGATGGACCTGGTCAAGAGGAAGGAAGTGACCGGGGGTAACAAGATTCTTTGGGGAATTGTTATCCTGTGCATATCCATTATCGGACCACTGGTATATTTCCTCTTCGGTCGAAAGGAGGCATAG
- a CDS encoding plasmid pRiA4b ORF-3 family protein, translating to MSEGNALVLKVTLDDPFGRAIDKPYRVLAVPADWLLYDLARLIVGSFDFDFDHLFGFYNNIRNYGKSTEGYEYLGEMDEASEFEGVTGIVVSKAFDKKGKKMLFLFDYGDHWCFIVTVEDIVDAGEYEELPCLIKSVGQAPAQYGEAEEEWDTEWDDDDDWSEDWSDDEWDEEWSDDDDDF from the coding sequence ATGTCAGAAGGTAATGCATTAGTCCTTAAAGTGACGCTAGACGATCCCTTTGGACGTGCCATAGACAAACCCTATCGCGTGTTGGCCGTGCCCGCCGATTGGTTACTGTATGATTTGGCACGTCTTATCGTCGGCAGCTTTGACTTTGATTTCGATCACTTATTCGGTTTTTACAATAACATCCGCAACTATGGGAAGTCTACGGAAGGCTATGAGTATCTCGGCGAAATGGATGAAGCCAGTGAGTTTGAAGGAGTCACAGGCATCGTTGTATCGAAAGCCTTTGACAAGAAGGGCAAGAAGATGCTCTTTCTCTTCGACTACGGCGATCACTGGTGCTTCATTGTTACGGTAGAAGATATTGTGGACGCAGGGGAGTATGAGGAACTACCCTGCCTAATCAAGAGTGTGGGTCAAGCTCCGGCCCAGTACGGTGAAGCGGAAGAAGAGTGGGATACCGAATGGGATGACGACGATGATTGGTCAGAGGACTGGTCAGACGATGAATGGGACGAAGAGTGGTCCGATGATGACGATGATTTCTAA
- a CDS encoding DUF6079 family protein has translation MKYRDLVQFEPITSVIQLKDANEFSKAQRLVETYVISEQMADKLISMVFRHLQFDEPTDNKALLIVGNYGSGKSHLMSVVSAVAEHRTLAAYLTNDDVAQGAEDIAGKFKVIRLELGSTTMALRDAIVGTLQEQLSRMGVDYVFPSAADVVNHKSAFEDMMSAYHQVYPEHGLLMVVDELLDYLYSRDDMQKVRDLGFLREIGEACKDLRFRFIAGVQEAIFESPRFASVGDSLRRVKDRFEQVLIVREDVKFVVSERLLKKTTVQQAKIAAHLKPFAKFYGDMNERMDEFIHLFPVHPDYIDTVEKVSVAEKRHILKTLSLSMERLLEQELPQDQPGLITFDSYWTTLMEDSSYRNIENIRIVSDRSRVLEDKIDRMTRKNYQTMAKRIIHGLSVHRLTVGDIHSPIGLTPEELRDTLCLYEPEIAGFGGEPAEDLAGHVGTVLDEIRRMVSGQFISFNPDNRQYYLDLDKHYDYDADIENETGSIGPVHLNRYYYEALKRLMECADQTYVNGFRIWEHELEWLECKAARLGYLFFGCPNERSTVAPPREFYLYFIQPYEAPRFKNENKPDEVFLYLEPDEVFDETLRYYAAASELANRSSGSTKVVFEEKADGLLGDLANWLRENFTEVYKITYQGSTRKLSTWLRQQHVPRSEVVNIRDVVNTVSSGCLAPHFRDRAPEYPSFKTLITSQNRPQAMRDALRAIAGGTRTKQATDVLQALELMDGERIDPRNSRYARHILSILEEKSGQVINRSELIEDVYGVDYFAPNLFRLEPEWLIVVIVALVYSGHLVLVTSRQKIDATQLAMLPQLSDEELLSFRHVAPPKDWNLLAMQALMELLGLAPGLAVGITQRDNQAVQQVQAKIDTMLSDLVKGLEYLKGGLHFWSKDLLAAEEENRVRAELTKTKTFLETIRRYSTPAKFQNFAHDEQQIEEYKVGLRELEKLENLRKVTSELDPLVNYFVAVEVILPEDHDFITSIRDLHENLHSQLSSNKWQEAGFSSSAKRQLKGLQDSYIDMYLKDHQQARLDVGQDKRKTELSRDPRLKAVRSLAPIKVMNRGQLTDFENTLNNLKTCPALTRKDLQSRPKCPHCGYLPGTSQTNVAKVLEALEMDLEQLYNQWTKQLLGELNDPTVKDNFDLLKPEQRKLIEDFLDNGSLPEETDDEFVLAIQELLDGLIPVSIDVEQLHQYLFVPGMPLTCTELKNRFDEYLNDLLKGKERDQVRIVLK, from the coding sequence ATGAAGTACCGGGACTTGGTACAATTTGAACCGATAACTAGCGTAATTCAGCTTAAGGACGCTAATGAATTCAGTAAGGCACAGCGTCTTGTAGAGACCTATGTTATCTCTGAGCAGATGGCAGACAAGCTTATTTCCATGGTATTTCGACATCTCCAGTTTGACGAACCCACGGACAACAAGGCCCTTCTGATCGTCGGAAACTATGGATCGGGCAAGTCCCATCTTATGTCTGTAGTCTCTGCTGTTGCCGAACATCGAACGCTTGCGGCATACCTTACCAACGATGATGTTGCTCAGGGAGCTGAGGACATTGCGGGGAAGTTTAAGGTGATCCGTCTTGAGCTTGGTTCGACTACAATGGCCCTGCGTGACGCTATTGTAGGTACATTACAGGAGCAACTTTCTAGGATGGGTGTCGATTACGTTTTTCCATCGGCAGCTGATGTCGTCAATCACAAGAGCGCTTTCGAGGACATGATGAGCGCGTACCACCAGGTGTATCCTGAGCACGGTTTGTTGATGGTGGTGGATGAGTTGTTGGACTATCTCTATTCCAGAGATGATATGCAAAAGGTGCGGGATTTAGGGTTTCTTCGGGAAATCGGGGAAGCATGCAAGGATTTGCGGTTTAGATTTATTGCTGGCGTCCAAGAAGCAATCTTCGAAAGCCCACGGTTTGCTAGTGTTGGGGATAGTCTACGGCGAGTAAAAGATCGTTTTGAACAAGTATTGATTGTCAGAGAAGATGTGAAGTTCGTTGTATCAGAGCGATTGCTCAAAAAAACCACGGTACAACAAGCCAAGATTGCCGCGCATTTGAAGCCCTTTGCCAAGTTCTACGGAGACATGAACGAGCGTATGGATGAATTCATTCATTTGTTTCCGGTGCACCCTGATTACATTGATACCGTCGAGAAGGTGTCTGTGGCTGAAAAGCGACACATCTTAAAGACCCTTTCTCTTTCTATGGAAAGACTACTGGAACAGGAACTACCCCAGGACCAGCCCGGACTTATTACCTTTGATAGTTATTGGACCACCCTTATGGAAGACTCATCTTATCGTAATATTGAGAATATAAGAATCGTCTCGGATCGTAGTCGAGTCCTAGAGGACAAAATAGACCGAATGACCCGCAAAAACTATCAGACGATGGCAAAACGGATCATCCACGGTTTGTCGGTACATCGTTTGACAGTGGGGGATATTCACTCCCCTATCGGCTTAACTCCTGAAGAGTTGCGGGATACTCTTTGCTTGTATGAACCAGAAATAGCGGGTTTTGGTGGGGAGCCAGCTGAGGATCTTGCAGGACATGTGGGGACAGTGTTAGATGAGATCAGAAGAATGGTCAGTGGGCAATTCATTTCCTTTAACCCCGATAACCGCCAGTATTATCTGGATCTAGACAAGCATTATGACTACGATGCGGACATTGAAAATGAAACGGGCAGTATTGGCCCGGTACATCTAAACCGCTATTACTATGAGGCATTGAAGCGTTTAATGGAATGTGCGGACCAGACATATGTCAATGGATTTCGCATTTGGGAGCATGAATTGGAGTGGCTGGAGTGTAAAGCAGCCCGTCTGGGCTATCTGTTCTTTGGTTGCCCCAACGAGCGGTCTACTGTTGCGCCGCCCAGGGAGTTTTATCTGTATTTCATCCAGCCTTACGAGGCTCCTCGGTTTAAGAATGAGAATAAACCAGATGAAGTATTCCTTTACCTTGAACCAGATGAGGTCTTCGATGAAACATTAAGATACTATGCGGCAGCTTCTGAATTAGCGAATCGCTCCTCCGGTAGTACAAAAGTGGTCTTCGAAGAAAAGGCAGATGGTCTCCTAGGTGACTTAGCGAACTGGCTACGGGAAAATTTCACTGAAGTATATAAGATAACTTACCAGGGCTCAACCAGAAAGCTAAGTACTTGGCTGAGGCAGCAGCATGTACCAAGAAGCGAGGTCGTTAACATTCGTGATGTGGTAAATACCGTGAGCTCGGGGTGTTTAGCCCCACATTTCAGAGACCGGGCGCCGGAATATCCTAGTTTCAAAACGTTAATTACCTCGCAGAACCGTCCACAGGCGATGCGCGATGCTTTACGCGCAATTGCAGGTGGTACAAGAACAAAGCAGGCTACCGATGTACTTCAAGCCCTTGAATTGATGGATGGGGAGCGTATTGACCCACGAAATTCTCGATATGCTAGACATATCTTATCTATTCTCGAGGAAAAGTCTGGACAGGTGATTAATCGTTCTGAACTCATCGAGGATGTTTACGGGGTTGATTATTTCGCTCCGAACTTGTTCAGATTGGAGCCAGAGTGGTTAATTGTTGTTATAGTAGCCTTAGTATATTCGGGTCATCTTGTTCTAGTTACTTCCAGGCAAAAGATAGATGCGACGCAGTTAGCTATGCTACCTCAGCTTTCCGACGAGGAGCTACTTAGTTTTAGACACGTTGCACCACCAAAGGACTGGAATCTATTGGCGATGCAAGCGTTAATGGAGCTGCTTGGTCTTGCGCCAGGGCTAGCAGTAGGTATCACCCAACGGGATAACCAAGCTGTCCAACAGGTCCAGGCGAAAATAGATACAATGCTATCGGACTTGGTTAAAGGGTTAGAGTACCTAAAAGGTGGGTTACATTTTTGGAGCAAAGACCTACTTGCTGCCGAAGAAGAAAACAGGGTACGTGCGGAGCTTACCAAGACCAAGACCTTTCTTGAAACCATTCGAAGGTATTCCACACCGGCTAAGTTTCAGAACTTCGCCCATGATGAGCAACAAATTGAAGAGTATAAGGTGGGGCTGCGTGAACTTGAAAAGCTTGAGAATCTAAGGAAAGTTACTAGCGAGCTAGATCCACTTGTCAATTACTTTGTGGCGGTTGAGGTCATATTGCCCGAAGACCACGACTTTATCACTTCCATCCGTGATCTTCACGAGAACCTTCACTCACAGCTGAGTTCCAACAAGTGGCAGGAGGCTGGTTTTTCCTCTAGTGCCAAACGGCAGCTTAAAGGGCTCCAAGACTCATATATTGACATGTATCTTAAGGACCATCAACAGGCTAGGCTCGATGTTGGTCAAGACAAGCGTAAGACAGAACTATCACGTGATCCACGGCTCAAAGCCGTACGAAGCTTAGCACCGATTAAAGTAATGAATCGGGGACAGCTTACCGATTTTGAAAACACGCTTAATAACCTAAAAACTTGTCCAGCGTTGACGCGAAAGGATCTACAGAGTAGACCTAAATGTCCCCATTGTGGCTATCTTCCAGGTACTTCACAAACGAATGTAGCGAAGGTGCTCGAAGCCTTAGAGATGGATTTGGAGCAGTTGTACAATCAATGGACTAAGCAGCTTCTAGGGGAACTTAATGATCCGACTGTCAAAGATAACTTTGACTTACTCAAACCAGAGCAGAGAAAATTGATCGAAGATTTCCTAGACAACGGTTCTCTACCTGAAGAGACCGACGATGAATTCGTGTTGGCTATACAGGAGCTTCTAGATGGTCTCATCCCTGTGTCCATTGACGTAGAGCAACTACATCAGTATTTATTTGTTCCTGGTATGCCTTTGACCTGTACAGAACTGAAGAACAGATTTGATGAATACTTGAATGATTTGCTCAAAGGAAAAGAACGAGATCAAGTTCGTATTGTGCTGAAATAG
- a CDS encoding glycoside hydrolase family 13 protein translates to MVIHHDSHDILYREPFGAVAEKTKVTLRLKVEASSSVERVYLRLWKDGREKVIPMKLNSQGLFEGRCVAQSCGIIWYYFIIHSGNKIYYYCNNPSQKGGVGQILDYPGSSYQITVYKKGFTTPAWFKEAVVYQIFVDRFCNGTEDGSILNPREDAVVHSDWYEKPYYWDKRNNDFFGGNLLGIIKKLPYLKDLGITALYLNPIFEAFSNHKYDTGDYYKIDPMFGDNKMFEELCAKAQELGIAVILDGVFSHTGSDSIYFNKEGRYASVGAYQGRHSPYHSWYQFYHYPEDYDCWWGFCTLPNVNELEPSFLDFVLENDDSVVKYWIKQGASGWRIDVADELPDEFLRRLRTAVKQQNPDGVLIGEVWEDASNKCGSEGLRQYLLGEQFDSVMNYPFRGLVLDYLCERIDSTLLHQGLMSLYENYPKEAFYAMVNLIGSHDVVRALTILQGAPSEHCLSMDEQAGFTPSSSQKTLGKKRMKLAVLFQMTFPGAPSIYYGDEAGMEGYKDPLNRCTYPWGKENKDLLTWHKKLIHLRHEHACLRTGLWTTLYAQGDVYVFRRQITGGKDIFGEPREDGQAIIMINRSRKKRHELNLDLGVSVNFKDVLHDNQVFNTHQGNVTIDLGPLEGRLLIAIDD, encoded by the coding sequence ATGGTTATTCACCATGATTCGCACGACATCTTGTATCGAGAGCCGTTCGGGGCTGTTGCCGAGAAGACGAAGGTGACCCTGCGGCTGAAAGTTGAGGCTTCATCAAGTGTTGAAAGAGTCTACTTGCGGCTTTGGAAGGACGGACGGGAGAAAGTAATCCCGATGAAGCTAAACTCCCAAGGACTCTTCGAAGGGAGGTGTGTGGCCCAAAGTTGCGGCATCATATGGTATTACTTTATTATCCATAGTGGAAACAAAATATATTACTACTGCAATAATCCGTCGCAAAAGGGTGGGGTAGGTCAGATCCTAGACTACCCGGGTAGTTCCTACCAGATTACCGTATACAAGAAGGGCTTTACTACACCGGCTTGGTTCAAAGAAGCAGTTGTCTATCAGATCTTTGTTGACCGATTCTGTAATGGCACAGAGGATGGCTCTATTCTAAACCCGAGAGAAGATGCAGTAGTACATTCAGACTGGTATGAAAAACCGTACTATTGGGATAAACGAAATAATGACTTTTTTGGTGGAAACCTACTGGGCATTATCAAGAAGTTACCCTATCTGAAGGACTTAGGCATTACCGCCCTCTACCTCAATCCTATCTTCGAGGCCTTCTCCAATCATAAATACGATACAGGCGACTACTACAAGATTGACCCGATGTTTGGCGATAACAAGATGTTTGAGGAGCTGTGTGCAAAGGCTCAGGAACTCGGTATCGCCGTGATTTTAGACGGTGTATTCAGTCATACGGGGAGTGATAGCATCTACTTCAACAAAGAGGGTAGATACGCCAGTGTCGGTGCCTACCAAGGCCGTCATTCACCCTATCATTCTTGGTATCAATTCTATCACTACCCGGAAGATTATGACTGTTGGTGGGGTTTTTGTACCTTACCCAACGTCAATGAACTAGAGCCCTCCTTCTTGGACTTCGTCTTAGAAAACGATGATAGCGTGGTTAAGTACTGGATTAAGCAGGGGGCTTCTGGTTGGCGTATTGATGTGGCCGATGAGCTACCCGACGAATTCCTAAGGAGACTGCGCACTGCTGTAAAACAGCAGAATCCCGATGGGGTACTCATCGGAGAAGTGTGGGAGGATGCATCTAACAAGTGTGGTAGTGAAGGATTACGTCAGTATCTATTAGGGGAGCAGTTTGACTCAGTGATGAACTATCCATTTAGGGGGCTAGTTCTAGACTATCTATGTGAACGAATAGATAGTACCCTATTGCACCAAGGACTGATGAGTCTGTATGAGAACTATCCCAAGGAAGCCTTTTACGCCATGGTCAACCTAATCGGCAGCCATGATGTGGTGCGGGCTTTGACCATCCTCCAAGGAGCGCCCTCCGAGCATTGTCTGAGCATGGATGAGCAAGCGGGCTTCACTCCTTCATCGAGTCAGAAGACCCTGGGGAAAAAGAGGATGAAACTGGCAGTACTATTCCAAATGACCTTCCCCGGCGCACCGAGTATCTACTACGGCGATGAGGCGGGTATGGAAGGGTATAAAGATCCATTGAATCGATGCACGTATCCTTGGGGCAAGGAGAACAAGGATCTTCTTACTTGGCATAAGAAACTGATTCACCTTCGGCATGAACATGCTTGTCTACGGACGGGTCTGTGGACCACCTTGTACGCCCAAGGAGACGTCTATGTCTTCCGTAGGCAGATTACCGGTGGAAAGGATATCTTTGGTGAGCCCCGAGAAGACGGCCAAGCCATAATAATGATCAATAGAAGTAGGAAAAAACGCCATGAACTGAATTTGGACCTAGGCGTTTCCGTGAACTTCAAGGATGTGCTCCATGACAACCAGGTGTTCAATACCCACCAAGGCAATGTAACAATCGATCTAGGACCCTTGGAAGGTAGACTACTAATCGCAATCGATGATTAA
- a CDS encoding ABC transporter ATP-binding protein encodes MEAIVTKDLTKKFGTVTAVDGLDLMIPQGTVFGFLGPNGAGKTTTLKMLLGFTKPTRGEAWIMGEAVGSGDYRRNVGYLPDVPTFYSWMRAQEFLTFSGELVGMQGSSLRHRVEELLEIVGLADVKTAIGGFSRGMKQRLGLAQALINNPKVILLDEPTSALDPIGRKEMLELIRSFPEETTVVLSTHILADVERICDQVAILDRGKLLVHEPMVSLKDRYVDSIITFRVSEEPTQLLQELTAAEWVQDVTVDGHQFRLTAKDPVQAQHAIPSMISALGLGLEDFHMKEATLEDIFVRLVKNNGH; translated from the coding sequence GTGGAGGCAATTGTTACTAAGGACCTGACAAAGAAATTCGGGACTGTCACCGCGGTGGATGGTCTTGATCTTATGATACCCCAAGGAACAGTATTTGGCTTTCTTGGTCCAAATGGAGCAGGGAAAACCACAACTTTGAAGATGCTCCTTGGGTTTACCAAGCCCACCCGGGGAGAAGCTTGGATTATGGGAGAAGCGGTGGGTAGTGGGGACTATCGCAGGAACGTAGGATACCTACCGGACGTGCCTACCTTCTATAGTTGGATGCGTGCCCAGGAGTTTCTAACCTTCAGCGGTGAACTGGTGGGAATGCAGGGAAGCTCTTTAAGGCATCGGGTGGAGGAACTTCTGGAAATCGTGGGATTGGCTGATGTGAAAACAGCAATTGGCGGTTTCTCCCGGGGAATGAAGCAGCGGTTGGGACTAGCCCAAGCCTTGATTAATAACCCCAAGGTTATCCTGCTCGATGAGCCTACTTCAGCCCTTGACCCAATCGGTCGCAAGGAAATGCTAGAGCTAATCCGTTCCTTTCCTGAAGAGACAACGGTGGTTTTGTCCACCCATATTCTGGCGGATGTGGAGCGGATTTGCGATCAGGTAGCGATACTGGACCGGGGGAAGCTTCTTGTCCACGAACCCATGGTAAGTCTTAAGGACCGCTACGTCGATTCGATTATCACCTTTCGCGTCTCGGAGGAGCCGACCCAATTGCTCCAGGAGCTTACAGCCGCGGAGTGGGTCCAGGACGTTACTGTAGATGGGCATCAGTTTCGGTTAACCGCTAAGGATCCTGTTCAGGCCCAACACGCTATTCCGAGTATGATTAGTGCGCTGGGTCTCGGTCTTGAAGACTTCCATATGAAAGAAGCTACGTTGGAGGACATTTTTGTAAGGTTGGTGAAGAACAATGGGCATTAA
- a CDS encoding ABC transporter permease, producing the protein MGIKALLKKEAKEIIRTYRIFVIPIIFLLFGLSSPIIAKMIPDLVQSLVEEYKMEIPPPTWLDAFRQFFKNMHQIGIIAVILTLMGSVAEEKDKGTAALVLAKPVSRSSFVIAKYTANLFFLALVFMVAYGGCLYNTMVLFPDVDVAASAQAAVLSLVYILFVASLTLFASTISRSSLAAGGIAVAGFILTVTLPVINKTLKTYSPGALTTLADNTLVGSIQLGDTLWTIGITVLVSLVLMALGLMVFNKQEL; encoded by the coding sequence ATGGGCATTAAAGCCTTACTGAAGAAGGAAGCAAAGGAGATTATCCGCACCTATCGGATCTTCGTCATTCCCATTATCTTCTTGCTTTTTGGTCTGTCCAGTCCCATCATTGCCAAGATGATACCGGATTTGGTTCAGTCCTTAGTTGAGGAATACAAGATGGAGATCCCACCACCGACCTGGCTAGACGCCTTTCGCCAGTTCTTTAAGAATATGCATCAGATTGGGATCATCGCCGTAATCTTGACTCTGATGGGTAGCGTTGCTGAGGAAAAGGATAAAGGCACCGCCGCTTTAGTATTAGCCAAACCAGTCTCCCGTTCGAGTTTCGTCATCGCTAAGTATACGGCTAACCTATTCTTCTTGGCCTTGGTTTTCATGGTGGCCTACGGTGGCTGTCTGTACAATACAATGGTTTTATTTCCGGATGTTGACGTGGCAGCGTCAGCCCAGGCGGCAGTACTATCCTTAGTCTACATTTTGTTTGTTGCGTCTTTAACCTTGTTTGCAAGCACCATCAGTAGAAGTAGCTTAGCCGCTGGAGGAATTGCTGTTGCCGGGTTCATTCTTACGGTGACCCTCCCTGTGATCAACAAGACGTTAAAGACCTACTCCCCAGGAGCCCTCACCACACTAGCCGATAACACGCTTGTGGGAAGCATCCAGTTAGGTGATACCCTTTGGACCATCGGAATCACTGTGTTAGTCTCCCTTGTGCTGATGGCCCTTGGACTTATGGTCTTTAACAAGCAGGAGCTTTAG
- the brxF gene encoding BREX-3 system P-loop-containing protein BrxF: protein MALIDELLMKIQQATKRYERLVLVVGASGSGKTALLEEAKQRTGAPLININLELSKGMLELTELQRKLYVKDLVDEIISAATDQLVLLDELDLLFDSSLEIDPLALLRSLSRRFTVVAAWNGFVKDGYLFYGIVGHPDYRRLQLRNDFVIDLVPTA from the coding sequence TTGGCACTGATTGATGAGCTCCTTATGAAGATACAACAGGCAACAAAGCGTTACGAGCGACTTGTCTTGGTAGTAGGGGCCTCCGGTTCTGGAAAGACCGCACTTCTGGAAGAAGCAAAGCAGCGGACGGGTGCCCCATTAATTAACATCAACCTTGAATTATCCAAAGGAATGCTTGAGCTTACCGAATTACAAAGGAAGCTCTACGTTAAAGATTTAGTGGACGAGATTATCAGTGCAGCAACAGATCAACTGGTACTACTTGATGAACTTGATCTCCTGTTTGATAGCAGTCTTGAAATAGATCCGTTAGCACTACTTCGTTCCTTATCCCGGCGTTTCACGGTGGTTGCTGCTTGGAATGGTTTTGTCAAGGATGGTTACCTGTTCTATGGCATTGTGGGACATCCAGACTATCGGCGTCTGCAGTTAAGGAACGATTTCGTCATTGATCTGGTTCCAACAGCATGA